Within Futiania mangrovi, the genomic segment CAGGGGCGAGGCGCGCGACCGCTCCCGCCTTCTGGGACGCGAGCTTGCGGGCCGCACGGTAGGCCTTGTCGGCATCGGCAATATCGGCACGCGCACGGCTCATTACCTCAAGGCGTTCGGCTGCCGTGTTCTGGCTCACGACCCTTATGTGGACCGCGAAACTTGCGCCGTGCGCGGGGCGGAGAAGGTGGACCTCGCAAGGCTTCTGGCCGAAAGCGACATCGTCAGCCTGCATTGTCCCCTGACCGTTGAGACGGCGGGCATGTTCGGGGCGGAGGCGTTCGCGGCCATGCGCCCGGGCGCGCTGTTCGTGACGACCGCCCGCGGTGGCATCCATGACGAGGCTGCGCTCCACGACGCGCTCGTTCGCGGTCACATCGCAGGCGCAGGCCTCGACGTCTGGGCCGTGGAGCCGCCGCCGCCCGGCCATCCGCTGCTCAGCCACCCCGCCGTCATCGCGACGCCGCACATCGCGGGCGTCACCGACGAGAGCCGCAGGCGCGTGACAGCGATGGCGGCGGAAACCTTCATCGCGGTCTCCCGGCGCGAGGTGCCGCCGCGCCTGATCGAACCGGCCTCGGCGGATGCGGTACGCGCGCGTCTTGCGGCGGCGGTCTGGTAAGGGGCGGGGGCTGCGTTAGACTGGGCGGCAGGGACAGGAACACGTCAGAAGGGGCAAGCGACGACATGGACAAGCGCGACATCGTCATCGACACGGCGGACGGACAGGCGAAGGCCACAGTCTTCGGGGACAAGGGCGGGCCCGGCGCGATCGTCTACATGGACGCCTTCGGGCCGCGCCCCGGCCTCGACAGCATGGCGGAGCGGCTGGCCGCGGCGGGCTACACCGTGCTCGTACCCGACCTCTTCTACCGGGAGGCGCCCTACGGTCCCTTCGATGCGGCGACAGCCTTCGACGATCCGGAAAAGCGCGCGCAGATCATGCACCTGATGAAGGTGACGACGCAGGACATGAGCGTACGCGACACCGCCGCCTTCCTCGACGCGCTGGCGGCGGAGGGGGCGGGCGGACCCGTCGGCGTCGTCGGCTACTGCATGGGGGGCGCCAGGGCGCTCAACGCGGCGGCCGCCTACCCCGACAGGATCGCGGCGGCAGCGAGCTTTCACGGCGGGGGCCTCGCGAGCGACGCGCCCGACAGCCCGCACCGCCGCGCGGGCAGCATCCGCGCCCGCGTCTATGTCGCGTCTGCGGGCGTGGACGGCAGCTTCCCGCCGGAACAGTCGGCCAGCCTCGCCCAGGCGCTGCGTGAGGCCGAGGTCGACCACATCATCGAGAACTATATGGGCAAGCTGCACG encodes:
- a CDS encoding NAD(P)-dependent oxidoreductase translates to MGAGKFRVGYLDRVPHPAFLDAMAPARDAVDLVCIPSGGDPEEVTRMLATCHGYYISAARDELPRRWHATAAFLDTMPNLLIVSSQGAGHDTIDAAACAARGVAACCQSGGNAEGVAEQTLGVILSLLKRVPEGDAAIRRGEARDRSRLLGRELAGRTVGLVGIGNIGTRTAHYLKAFGCRVLAHDPYVDRETCAVRGAEKVDLARLLAESDIVSLHCPLTVETAGMFGAEAFAAMRPGALFVTTARGGIHDEAALHDALVRGHIAGAGLDVWAVEPPPPGHPLLSHPAVIATPHIAGVTDESRRRVTAMAAETFIAVSRREVPPRLIEPASADAVRARLAAAVW
- a CDS encoding dienelactone hydrolase family protein; the encoded protein is MDKRDIVIDTADGQAKATVFGDKGGPGAIVYMDAFGPRPGLDSMAERLAAAGYTVLVPDLFYREAPYGPFDAATAFDDPEKRAQIMHLMKVTTQDMSVRDTAAFLDALAAEGAGGPVGVVGYCMGGARALNAAAAYPDRIAAAASFHGGGLASDAPDSPHRRAGSIRARVYVASAGVDGSFPPEQSASLAQALREAEVDHIIENYMGKLHGWAVPDHKVFDAEGAERHWTRLLTLFAETLKV